In Nostoc sp. GT001, a genomic segment contains:
- a CDS encoding TPM domain-containing protein: MKQLLKQVFSSQKHLIRLILPLVTVIFAASLFATPALATGVYQIPSLTAGNDTWVLDQGEVISRLNEGKISSAFKDLAKQTDKEVRIVTVRRLDYGETPESFTKELFEKWFPTKAAQANQTLLVLDTVTNGTAIITGDQVKPILTDSIAESVATETVSVPLRNGDKYNQAFLDASDRLVAVLSGKTDPGPPKITDNVQVGGTYKKAEETNQGNATAWVVGLLIAATVIPMATYYIYQINQPSSNG, from the coding sequence ATGAAACAGCTCCTCAAACAAGTTTTTAGCAGTCAAAAACACCTCATACGGCTAATTCTACCTTTGGTGACGGTTATTTTCGCAGCCTCACTGTTTGCTACACCTGCTTTAGCCACAGGTGTATATCAAATACCCAGCCTGACAGCAGGGAATGACACTTGGGTTTTGGATCAAGGCGAAGTCATCAGCCGTCTGAATGAAGGCAAGATTAGTAGCGCTTTTAAGGATTTGGCAAAGCAAACAGATAAGGAAGTAAGAATTGTTACTGTTCGCCGCCTCGACTACGGGGAAACACCAGAAAGCTTTACTAAAGAACTGTTTGAAAAATGGTTTCCGACAAAAGCAGCCCAAGCTAATCAAACCTTATTGGTTCTTGATACAGTTACCAATGGTACTGCCATTATTACTGGGGATCAAGTCAAGCCAATACTTACTGACTCTATTGCCGAGAGTGTCGCTACTGAGACAGTAAGTGTGCCGTTACGCAATGGTGACAAATACAATCAGGCATTTCTTGATGCAAGCGATCGCCTTGTCGCCGTTCTCTCTGGCAAAACCGATCCAGGGCCACCCAAAATAACTGACAATGTGCAGGTTGGAGGCACTTACAAGAAAGCAGAAGAAACCAACCAAGGTAACGCTACTGCTTGGGTAGTAGGATTGTTAATTGCTGCCACTGTTATCCCAATGGCAACTTACTATATCTATCAGATAAATCAGCCCTCTTCTAATGGGTAA
- the surE gene encoding 5'/3'-nucleotidase SurE, with protein MTILLTNDDGIDAPGIQALLKAVNGKNSIIAAPADHQSGCGHQVTTTRAINLQRRSETEYAIAGTPADCVRIAITQIHADVKFVLSGINAGGNLGVDAYISGTVAAVREAAMHGIPGVAISQYRKAKQDFDWDLAAKFTAEVLADLLKRPLEPGSFWNVNLPHLQPGEPDPNVVFCQACTKPLPVNYRIEGDDFYYVGEYGKRDRTPGSDVDVCFSGNIAVTQLRV; from the coding sequence ATGACTATACTTTTAACTAACGACGATGGCATTGATGCCCCTGGTATCCAAGCGCTGCTGAAAGCTGTAAACGGCAAAAATTCTATTATCGCGGCTCCTGCCGATCATCAGTCTGGCTGTGGACATCAAGTTACTACTACTCGTGCTATCAACCTCCAGCGACGTTCTGAGACTGAGTATGCGATCGCAGGTACTCCCGCTGATTGCGTGAGAATTGCAATAACACAAATTCACGCAGATGTCAAATTTGTACTTTCAGGTATCAACGCTGGGGGCAACTTGGGAGTCGATGCCTATATTTCTGGCACAGTGGCTGCTGTGCGGGAAGCAGCGATGCATGGGATTCCCGGAGTTGCCATTTCTCAGTATCGCAAAGCCAAACAGGATTTTGATTGGGATCTGGCTGCCAAATTCACTGCTGAAGTTTTAGCGGATTTACTCAAGCGTCCCTTAGAACCGGGAAGTTTTTGGAATGTGAATCTGCCGCATCTGCAACCAGGAGAACCAGATCCTAATGTGGTATTTTGCCAAGCTTGTACCAAACCTTTGCCCGTTAACTATCGAATTGAAGGTGATGATTTTTATTATGTAGGGGAATATGGCAAACGCGATCGCACTCCTGGCAGCGATGTAGATGTATGTTTTTCTGGTAATATCGCCGTCACCCAGTTAAGAGTTTGA
- a CDS encoding HAD family phosphatase → MSLKAVLFDFNGVIINDEPIHLQLIDEILIEENLQPQKVSERQASLGRSDRACFQQLLANRGRVANENYLTQLLYRKAQAYTVELEKIKKLPLYPGVEDLIFQVRSRNLKLGLVSGAIRKEIELVLNRAKLDEHFKIIVAGDDITTSKPEPDGYLLAVKRLNKEYPDLNLQPHECLAIEDTPAGIEAAKRSQMQVVGVANTYPFHMLQRCCNWTVDYLSDLELERVQKVYSQKQPQPSVTEC, encoded by the coding sequence ATGAGTTTAAAGGCAGTTCTCTTTGATTTTAATGGTGTCATCATTAATGATGAGCCAATCCACCTGCAACTGATAGATGAGATTCTCATTGAAGAAAATCTCCAACCCCAAAAAGTAAGTGAGCGTCAAGCTTCTTTAGGACGCAGCGATCGCGCTTGTTTTCAACAACTACTCGCTAATCGTGGTAGAGTAGCCAATGAAAACTATTTAACTCAGTTGCTGTACCGCAAAGCCCAAGCTTATACGGTGGAACTAGAAAAAATAAAGAAACTGCCTTTATATCCAGGTGTAGAAGACTTAATATTTCAGGTGCGATCGCGGAATCTGAAACTAGGATTAGTTAGTGGCGCGATTCGCAAAGAAATAGAATTGGTACTGAATCGCGCTAAACTAGACGAACATTTTAAAATTATCGTCGCGGGTGATGACATCACCACCAGTAAACCAGAACCCGATGGTTATTTACTGGCAGTAAAACGCCTAAATAAAGAATATCCCGACTTGAATCTTCAACCACACGAGTGTCTGGCAATTGAAGATACTCCAGCAGGCATCGAAGCCGCGAAGCGATCGCAAATGCAAGTTGTTGGTGTAGCGAATACTTACCCATTCCACATGCTCCAACGCTGCTGTAACTGGACTGTTGATTATCTCAGTGATTTGGAACTAGAACGGGTGCAAAAAGTTTATTCCCAAAAACAGCCTCAACCATCGGTAACAGAATGTTAG
- a CDS encoding class I SAM-dependent methyltransferase translates to MAVRQDTIWERFLSPVVRLLIDEDGLRRYADSINWEKESDRYRRDDVIIPSYYSNQNFHGIAGGYLNSDAAVTYDPITQYVIPPNEGIVRQALVDAVQVKPRRILDLGCGTGSTTLMLKQAFPEAEVIGLDLSPYMLVRAEDKARNAGLEIVWRHGNAEKTGWKDATFDLVTASLLFHETPDAVSLAILRESFRLLVTGGQVLILDGNQKTLRQLEWLNDVFEEPYIREYAASSTEANMGAAGFEAVRSQDVWWINQVTSGIKPIATENVRHYTPTSVDNNDLEGLGSPAFGIRA, encoded by the coding sequence ATGGCAGTCCGTCAAGATACAATCTGGGAACGTTTTTTATCCCCTGTAGTGCGTCTTTTGATTGATGAAGATGGGTTACGGCGTTACGCTGATAGTATTAATTGGGAAAAAGAGAGCGATCGCTATCGACGAGATGATGTCATAATTCCGTCGTACTACAGTAATCAAAACTTTCACGGGATTGCTGGCGGATATCTCAATTCCGATGCAGCAGTTACTTACGATCCGATTACTCAATACGTTATACCGCCTAATGAAGGTATTGTCCGTCAAGCTTTAGTTGATGCTGTGCAGGTGAAACCACGACGCATACTTGATTTAGGCTGCGGCACAGGTTCCACTACCTTAATGTTAAAACAGGCTTTCCCCGAAGCGGAAGTTATTGGTTTGGATTTATCACCCTATATGCTGGTAAGGGCGGAAGACAAAGCTAGAAATGCTGGCTTGGAAATAGTCTGGCGACACGGAAATGCTGAAAAAACTGGTTGGAAGGATGCAACATTTGACTTAGTAACCGCTTCTTTACTATTCCATGAAACACCAGATGCGGTGTCTCTAGCAATTCTGCGAGAAAGCTTCCGGTTGCTGGTAACTGGAGGACAAGTATTAATTCTAGATGGGAATCAGAAGACTCTGCGTCAGTTAGAATGGCTCAATGATGTTTTTGAGGAGCCATATATTCGTGAGTATGCTGCTAGTAGTACAGAAGCGAATATGGGTGCGGCCGGATTTGAAGCAGTGCGATCGCAGGATGTATGGTGGATAAATCAGGTAACTAGCGGCATAAAACCAATAGCAACCGAAAATGTCCGTCATTATACTCCCACATCGGTAGATAATAATGATTTGGAGGGACTTGGTTCTCCAGCGTTTGGCATAAGGGCATGA